TAAATACTGAGTTTGTAGTTGAATACGAACAAAACACACTTTATCCTACTAACATTTTTAAAGTTACAATAAGGTAGATTTAGTAAGAGAAAATATATTGAGTATTACTGTGCTTTTTATCTAATAGTTACAAACAACCGCTCACTACACCTTTATAGTAATAATATCATCTAAGTTTGTAGTGTATTTTGGAGATAGATTTTCTTGTTTCATTTTCCAAACTTTACCTTGGTCTTGGGTTGCCAATCGCACTTTTTGTTGCCCGAAGTTTCTATTTATATAGTCTATAGAGTTCATCAGAGCAACATGGCGTTGGTCGCTGTTTTCAAACAAGTTTTGTTGCACTACGCCAGCATCCGAAAAGTCTTGCACAATAACACCTGCTTTTTTGTACTCAAAACCTTCCTTGAAAATTTGTTTTAAAGCACTGTTGGCAAACTTCGCAATCTCAATGTTAGAATTGGTAGCAAAAGGCAACTTCACTTTTATACTTCCCGAATATTGTTTCAAGCTGTTCTTATGTTTGTTAGTCCTGATAAAAACTACAAGACTGTTGCAGCACGAATTTTGCTTTCGCAGCTTTTCGGCACACATCACTGCAAACGTTGATATTCTTTCGCTAATATCTTCAAACTTAGTATAGTTTTTATCGAAAGAGCGAGTTGTAGCAATGTTTTTTTTGCTCTGCGCCTCTTCCAATCGTAAAATCGGCTCTCCGAGTAAATCGCGTTTTAAATACAAAGAAACAACAGACATTTGTTGCTTGATATATTGGTCTGATAGCTGAGTAAACTCAAAAGCGGTTCTCACTCCTTTTTCGTTTAGTTTTTTCTCGTATCTTCTTCCAATACCCCAAACATCGCCGACTTTAAGCCATTTAAGGGCTTTAATAATCTTTTCGTCTGTATCTATAACATAAACACCTTCGGTTTTGTCGGGGAATTTCTTAGCTATATGAGCGGCAGCTTTAGATAATGATTTGGTTTTGGCAACGCCTATGCTCACAGGAATACCTGTCCATTTAAGCACTTTTTGTCTTATTTTAATGGCGTACTCTCTCAAATCGTAATTCTCGAAACCGTCAAACTTCAAAAAACTTTCGTCTATGCTGTAAATCTCCATTTCGGGAGTGAAGTCGCTCAATATATCCATAACTCTGCGACTCATATCTCCGTACAAAGGAAAATTTGCCGAAAAAACTTTTACATCTTCCCTTTTAAAAACATCTTCGTATTTAAAAGCTGGAGCTCCCATTGGTATCCCAAGGGCTTTGGCTTCGTTGCTTCGCGATATTACACAACCGTCGTTGTTAGATAGCACAACCACAGGTTTTTCGTTCAAAGCCGGATTGAACACACGCTCGCAAGATGCGTAAAAGTTATTGCAATCGACCAAAGCAAACATCACACTGACTTAATTACGTAAGTTACTATACCCCAAATTATGAAATTGCTGTTAGCTTCGACTTTTATTGGCTGATATTCCGAATTTTCGGGCAGCAGCCATAACTCGTTATTGTGCTTGTGTATGCGCTTAGCGGTAAATTCCCCATCAATGTAGCAAACCGCAATTTTATCGTTGGTGGGTTCCAAACTTCTATCGATTATCAATATATCGCCATCGGAAATTCCTGCTCCTTCTAACGAATGACCGCTAACTCTGCCGTAAAACGTAGCCGAAGGATGCTTGATAAGATGTTTGTTCAAATCTATTGCTATGTCGTCAAAATCCAAGGCAGGAGAAGGAAAACCGGCACTTATGCCTTCGTCAATATAAGGCAATTCGTAATCGGTTGCATCGCTTGCTGTGTATATTTTTATGCTATTTTCGTTTACGTTAAAATCCATAATACTTGTTTTGTTCGATAATTTTGCAACTCCAAAATTACATAAATTTGGATAAAATGTTATAAATAGCTGTTAGCTTTTGGCTGTTAGCCGTTGGCTGAAATCAGCCAAGAGCCAAAGGCTAAAGGCTAAAGGCAATTGTTCATTATTCAAATCCAATTTTTTTTGTTTATATAAAACAAATGTTTACCTTTGTAAAATTAATTTAGTCTAAATAAAAGATTGTTTTCATAATGATTACCAAAAATAAATATACCGGCTCCGAAAAGATGAGCGACCTGATTTCCGACAACTACTTTTTAGTCTTGGTTTTAAGCCGTTTCGATATTCCGCTTGGCTTTGGAGATATGACTATCAAAGAAGTATGCCAAAAACACAATATCGATTCCAACACTTTTATCAGCGTAATAAATCTGTTGATTTTTGATGATTATCAGCCATCTGCTGCCGAGCTTAATAATATTTCAATTGAAACGCTTATCAAATACCTTAAAAGTTCGCACAATTATTTTCTGAACTTCCGACTTGCATCTATCAGAAAAAAACTTGACGCAGCTCTAAAAAAAGGAGAAAAAGATATTCATGCCGTTATTATCAAGTATTACGACCAATACGTCGGCGAAGTTGAAAAACACATGAAATACGAAGAAGAAGTCGTTTTTCCTTACGTGAACAAACTTTTGCTTAAAAAAAGCACTTCAAAATATAATATCGATACTTTCAGCAAAAAACACGATAAAGTTGAGAGCAAACTTACGGAGCTTAAAAATATTATTATAAAATATTATCAATCGCCGATAAATGAAGAGCTTAACGAAGCTTTGTATGATATTTTTTCTTGTGCGGTAGATTTGGCGTCGCATAATAAAATAGAAGACGGTCTAATTGTTCCGGCTGTCAGAAGAATTGAAAACTGTGGTAAATAAAAATAAAACCTATGAAACGTATTGTTAATGTGATTGTAGCCGAACCTTCTTTCATCATAAGAAGCGGACTGATTAGTGTTTTGAAAAAAATATCCGACCACAGATTTAATGTAACCGAAATTGACGATTTTAAAAAGCTACAAGACGAACTTATTAGAAATAAAACTGAGATTTTGTTTATAAATCCTGCATATCTCGGAGTATTTAATTTCGACAAACTAAAAAGAAGCGGCTACGGCGGCACTGAACCCATAATTGTTGCTTTGTGCAGCTCGTTGTACACCGATGGCGAGATTAATAAATACGACAAAGCTATTTCCATTTATGACACTCCGAACAGTATAAAAGATAAAATTCTGGCTTTGGTAAGTCAGCCTGAAGAAGACAACGAAACAAAACCCGAACTTACTCAACGCGAAACGGATATTGTTGTGTGCGTAGCAAAAGGTATGACTAATAAGCAAATTGCCGAAGAATTTTGTCTATCAACGCATACCATAATGACTCACAGACGAAACATATCGGCTAAACTTCAAATTCACAGTCCCGCTGGAATAACTGTTTACGCTATTGCCAATAAACTTGTAAATATTAAGGATATTGATATTTGATGTATTTGTGCAAAATCATATTGGTTGATTAATGTTTGTGGGTAACCATCGAAGTTTTAGCCATTAGCTTTTGGCTCTTAGCCGTTGGCAATTATCAATGAACAATGAACAATGAACAATGAACAATGAACAATGAGCAATGAGCAATGAATCAATTACTAATTGATAATTGATAATTGATAATTGCCCCGAACCACGAACCACGCACCACGCAACCCGCACCAATCACCATTCACCAACCACCAATCACTCACATGGTTCAACATGAACTATCACTTTATCAATTTCGGGGATTTTATATTTCAAGTAATCGACTAATTTGTGAGCTATTTCGTGTCCTTCTCTGACAGTTATTTCGGAATCGACAATGGCATGAAGATCGACAAAATAATTCATTCCCGACTTGCGAACAAAGCATTTTTCGGTATCAACAACACCATCGACTTCCAAGGAATATTCTCTTATCTGACTAATCAAATCGTGGTGTACGTTTTCGTCTAAAATTTCGCCCAAAGCCGGTCTGAATATCCTGTAACTATTGTAAAATATAAACAATCCGGCAAATATTGCAGCCCAATCGTCGGCAGATTCGTAGCCCTCACCAAAAATAACCGCTATTGAAATACCTATAAAAGCAGCTATGGAAGTTATGGCATCGCTTCTGTTATGCCAAGCTTCGGCTTTTAACGAAGTGCTGTTGTTTTTCTTGCTTTTTGCCATAACGTACCTATAAACAGCTTCTTTCCAAATAATTATAAGTGCCAAAACTATCAATGTCCACGCTTCGGGAGTTTCCTTAGGACCTGAAATGTTTTTGATACCTTTTACAATGATTAGTACCGCCGAAGTTACCAAAAAAGCCACTACAATAAAAGTAATAAGCGGTTCTATTTTTCCGTGCCCGTACGGGTGGTTTTTGTCGGCTGGCTTTTGAGAATATCTTAACCCAAACGCAACCAACGTAGAAGAAAAAATATCTGCCGTTGATTCAATTGCATCGGCGATAAGAGCAAAAGAATTTCCTAGAATACCGGCTGTAAACTTAATAATAGCCAATAAAATATTACTTATTACGCTAAAAACCGATGTCCTGAGAGCATCATTTTTTTTGGTTTTCATAATTACAGAAAGCTATTTTGTGGCTAATAAAACTAATTCTTTTTAAATATTCCGGGTGCAGCCTGAGCCGTAGGCATGACAAGTAATTCGTTTATGTTTACATGTTGCGGCAATTCGGTAACCCAAACAATGATATTGGCAACGTCTTCGGCAACCAAAGGTTTGTAGCCTTCGTAAACATTGGCAGCTTTTGCTTCATCGCCTTTGTACCTGACTATTGAGAACTCCGTTTCGGCAGCTCCCGGTAGTACTTGCGAGACTTTTATACCCAAATCCAAATAATCAATCCGCATGGCTTGACTTAAAGCATCAACAGCGTGTTTGGTTGCACAATATACGTTTCCACCCTTATAAACTACTTTGCCGGCTATCGAACCTACGTTGACTATGTGCGGACAACTACTTTTCAGCAACAACGGAAGAGTGAATTTGGTAACATATAGCACTCCCTTTATGTTGGTATCTATCATTGTTTCCCAATCTTCTATCAATCCGTCCTGAATACCTGTAGTACCAATAGCCAAACCTGCATTATTTACCAAAACATCAACAGATTTGCATTGCTGTTGCAAAGTGTTTATACTTTTCTCAACCTCGTCTTTCTTCTGCACATCAAAAGGCAATAGTATTATGTCGACATTCTTATTATTGCTCAATATTTTCGATTTAATTTTCTCCAACCTTTCGGCACGCCTTCCGTTCAAAATTAAATTGTAGTTTTTTTCGGCATACAAATATGCACAAGCTTCGCCAAATCCGCTTGTTGCTCCGGTAATAAATACGGTTTTTTTCATTTTTAAATCTTGTTTAAAAGAGCTTTAAATAGCGGCAAGTGCCAAACGGGTCATATCCAAAGTGTTTTCTTGTCTTTCTATAGCCGGCATGTGCTCGCCGGTAGTAATATGGTCGCTGACTGTAAGGATTGAAAGAGCCTGAACATTGTATCTTGAAGCAAGTAAATACAATCCGGCAGTTTCCATCTCAACAGCCATAACTCCGAATGTTTTCCACAAATCGTAAGGCTTGCCTTCTTCCGGAAAATGATAAAACAAATCCGAAGACAATACATTACCTACCCTTATTTTCATGTTTTTTGCTTTTGCGGCGTCAATAACTTTTTTCAGCAACTCGAAATCGGCTGTAGGTGCAAAAGTTTTTTCGCCGAAATAACGCGGAATCACGCATGAATCGGTTGATGCACTCATTGCTACAATAATATCTCTAACTTTAATAGAATCTAAAATTCCGCCGCAAGTGCCAATTCTGATAAGTTGTTTTGCATCAAAATCGTGTATAAGCTCGTTAACATAAATCATGTGCGAAGGCAATCCCATACCGGTTCCTTGCACCGACACTTTTTGTCCTTTGTACGTGCCTGTGTAGCCATACATACCTCTAACCTGATTGTAACAAACTACGTCGGTAAATAAACTTTCGGCAATGAATTTTGCTCTAAGCGGATCGCCAGGTAATAAAACTATCTCGGCTATGCTGCCTTTTTCGGCTCCAATGTGAATACTCATATCTGTCTTTTTTTAGCAAAGATAAAAAGTTTTAATAATTTCAGTGATGTTGAGACACATAATTTATTTTTTGGTGACGGTGGTCGGTGGTTAGTGACTGGTGATGAGTGATGAGTGATGGGTGGCGTTAGTCTTGAGTTCTGAGTTCTGAGTATCGAGTATCTCAACTCGTAACTCGTAACACGCAACTCGCAACTCGCAACTCGTAACCCGCAACACGCACCAAGCTAAGTTAACGTTGCA
This Lentimicrobiaceae bacterium DNA region includes the following protein-coding sequences:
- a CDS encoding SDR family NAD(P)-dependent oxidoreductase, producing MKKTVFITGATSGFGEACAYLYAEKNYNLILNGRRAERLEKIKSKILSNNKNVDIILLPFDVQKKDEVEKSINTLQQQCKSVDVLVNNAGLAIGTTGIQDGLIEDWETMIDTNIKGVLYVTKFTLPLLLKSSCPHIVNVGSIAGKVVYKGGNVYCATKHAVDALSQAMRIDYLDLGIKVSQVLPGAAETEFSIVRYKGDEAKAANVYEGYKPLVAEDVANIIVWVTELPQHVNINELLVMPTAQAAPGIFKKN
- a CDS encoding cation diffusion facilitator family transporter; this translates as MKTKKNDALRTSVFSVISNILLAIIKFTAGILGNSFALIADAIESTADIFSSTLVAFGLRYSQKPADKNHPYGHGKIEPLITFIVVAFLVTSAVLIIVKGIKNISGPKETPEAWTLIVLALIIIWKEAVYRYVMAKSKKNNSTSLKAEAWHNRSDAITSIAAFIGISIAVIFGEGYESADDWAAIFAGLFIFYNSYRIFRPALGEILDENVHHDLISQIREYSLEVDGVVDTEKCFVRKSGMNYFVDLHAIVDSEITVREGHEIAHKLVDYLKYKIPEIDKVIVHVEPCE
- the deoD gene encoding purine-nucleoside phosphorylase, giving the protein MSIHIGAEKGSIAEIVLLPGDPLRAKFIAESLFTDVVCYNQVRGMYGYTGTYKGQKVSVQGTGMGLPSHMIYVNELIHDFDAKQLIRIGTCGGILDSIKVRDIIVAMSASTDSCVIPRYFGEKTFAPTADFELLKKVIDAAKAKNMKIRVGNVLSSDLFYHFPEEGKPYDLWKTFGVMAVEMETAGLYLLASRYNVQALSILTVSDHITTGEHMPAIERQENTLDMTRLALAAI
- a CDS encoding LuxR C-terminal-related transcriptional regulator, encoding MKRIVNVIVAEPSFIIRSGLISVLKKISDHRFNVTEIDDFKKLQDELIRNKTEILFINPAYLGVFNFDKLKRSGYGGTEPIIVALCSSLYTDGEINKYDKAISIYDTPNSIKDKILALVSQPEEDNETKPELTQRETDIVVCVAKGMTNKQIAEEFCLSTHTIMTHRRNISAKLQIHSPAGITVYAIANKLVNIKDIDI
- a CDS encoding hemerythrin domain-containing protein is translated as MITKNKYTGSEKMSDLISDNYFLVLVLSRFDIPLGFGDMTIKEVCQKHNIDSNTFISVINLLIFDDYQPSAAELNNISIETLIKYLKSSHNYFLNFRLASIRKKLDAALKKGEKDIHAVIIKYYDQYVGEVEKHMKYEEEVVFPYVNKLLLKKSTSKYNIDTFSKKHDKVESKLTELKNIIIKYYQSPINEELNEALYDIFSCAVDLASHNKIEDGLIVPAVRRIENCGK
- a CDS encoding Y-family DNA polymerase, coding for MFALVDCNNFYASCERVFNPALNEKPVVVLSNNDGCVISRSNEAKALGIPMGAPAFKYEDVFKREDVKVFSANFPLYGDMSRRVMDILSDFTPEMEIYSIDESFLKFDGFENYDLREYAIKIRQKVLKWTGIPVSIGVAKTKSLSKAAAHIAKKFPDKTEGVYVIDTDEKIIKALKWLKVGDVWGIGRRYEKKLNEKGVRTAFEFTQLSDQYIKQQMSVVSLYLKRDLLGEPILRLEEAQSKKNIATTRSFDKNYTKFEDISERISTFAVMCAEKLRKQNSCCNSLVVFIRTNKHKNSLKQYSGSIKVKLPFATNSNIEIAKFANSALKQIFKEGFEYKKAGVIVQDFSDAGVVQQNLFENSDQRHVALMNSIDYINRNFGQQKVRLATQDQGKVWKMKQENLSPKYTTNLDDIITIKV
- the umuD gene encoding translesion error-prone DNA polymerase V autoproteolytic subunit; the protein is MDFNVNENSIKIYTASDATDYELPYIDEGISAGFPSPALDFDDIAIDLNKHLIKHPSATFYGRVSGHSLEGAGISDGDILIIDRSLEPTNDKIAVCYIDGEFTAKRIHKHNNELWLLPENSEYQPIKVEANSNFIIWGIVTYVIKSV